GCGACATCGACGACGACGAGGTGATCAAGGCCGACCTGCTGGGCAGCTCGAGACGCCCTCAAGTGATCTCGTGGTCTGCGCCGGCACGCCTCGACGACGACAGGGAGTGCATTCTCGCTGGCGAACTCCAGGAGCACCAGTCCTGCCTGGTCGCATATCTCCTCCCCGGTGTGTTCCGTCTCCCCGTTGAGCACCAGCAGGCAATGTTCCGTGCCCTGCCCAACCTCCTCGGGCTGCACTACGCCCGTCCGCAGTGTCTCGACCAGAGGGCGGGTTGACCCTGGGAGCATGCTCCGACGCCCCGCGAACAAGGCCGCCTGGTGCCTACCGCTGCTGGGCCTGGCCGCGGCCACAACACCCAACCCATCAAGCTCCGTTGATGGGTTAGTGGGGGCCAGGCGGGCCTTGCATCAACCAGTTTGATAGATCAATTGAACTTGATGGATTGGAGCTCGCGCACACATGCTCCGCCCACCGGGCCCCGGCCCTTGAGCATCACCTGCGCACCAGCCACTGAGCGTCACCTGATCCAAGCCGCAGCAGGCGGCTGTGTGCAGTCGGGACGCTGCTCAGGTGCCACCAGCTCCTGCTCCAGCCCCCTCAGCCCCACCTGCTCCAGCCGCGTCGGCGACCACTGCAGCACTATCTCAACTCTGTGTGAACACCGGCGGAGCTTCCCTAGAAACAAGGGGATTGACCCGCAAAGGCCCGATGAAATGGGCTGCTGCGTCAATCAACAGGCAAACGCGGCAATATCGACCTCAGGCGATTTGCAAACTCCCGTTACCCAGAGGCTCCCTTAGTAGATGGACACGCCCAGGACTAACGGTGTCATCCGCTACAGAGCAAATCGGCTTGCGACGTTAACATTTAATTGTATATTCTTCAGCTGATCAATAGCGTAGTGCTAAAATTCAAGTCAAGAGTTATCATCTTCTCGGGTATTAGCGTATTGTCTTTGTGGACAACATCCGCTCTTTCCAGCCCACTGGGATGTTCGACATCTACTGGGCAGGCGCCATTGCTTCAGTGGGATCTGTTTTTGGACCGAGAAAGCAATCTAGTGACCAAGATTGCAAAGCAGACCGGCCAATCCCGTACCTTCCCTGCAACATACACCGCATCGGAAGTCCGTTGGTCTGAGCCGCGAGGCATTGCCAGCCGTACCTCCTATTCCCTCAGTTTTGAATCAGGGCAAATCTCCTCTGCCGTCATTGGACAGGATATTCGCCCCCCTGCTTGCAGCACCATTGCTTAGCGCTCCCTTCTCAGTACATGGAGTGCCGACCGACGGCGCTTTTGTAGAAAGTAGTTTCAAAGCCCTCTTATTGTGAGCTGAAAGTTCACGCCATGCTCGCCTAGGCATTTATTTTCTTGTATCAACCGCTACCGGCCTGATGTTCGGCCCTAGGATTGGCATAGCTTTTTGGAGGAACAATGAGCGTTCTGCTTCGCGTGGCTTTGGTCCTGCCTTTGGTTGTCTTTGGCTGGGCAGGAGCTGCTTCCGCTGAGTCTTTGACCAGAGATTCAGTCTCTAACGACCTGGCTGCAGGTCGTTCTATGGATCAAGTCCCTCAAGGTGCAACAAATGTGAACACACAATGCGTCAGTTTTGGGCCCACACCCCACTATCGCTGCACTACTACCTGGGACGAATAGGCACTTATTCTGGGCCTGCCTATCGATTTACTCTTCGGTCACGTCTTTTATCTTCCCATCGGCTACGGCTGATGGGTTTTTTCATGGAGAGCAGGCAATGTGGCGCCATTACACCTATAATCCATGGAAGGAGGTTTCAGAATCAGTCTTCCAAGAGGTTGCGTGGGAATTCATCAAGATGGGAACCGTAGTCTTTTCGCAGCTTCTACAGTCTGCAGGTATCTACTCTTATTGGAGTTATTGGAGAAATGCCCTGGCATGCTCGATACGCGGTGAACCGGAGTTGTTGTCCACCATGGTCACAAGGTCTGTGTAATGGGTGCGCGCCAGCGCTTTGTTCCCCTGCGCTTCTGCTGAACGTCCGGCTCCGTAAAGGCTGTTGAGACGTCCTGGGCTTCTCCCCAGAACGGCCGCGTAGGCCTGGTAAGCCTCAGCGGGCCTGTCCAGCTCCATGAGCATGTCGCCCAGCAGTTCCTGCGCCGGTAGCACTTCTCCAGGCGTGACTGCATGCTTCTCGGTGGTGGCCTCCAGTGCTGCCGCCGCCTGCATCGCCGCCAAGGCATCTTCTTGATCTCCCTGGCTGAACAGCAACCAGGCCCGGGCGGATTGCTGCATGATCGCCACCTGTTTCCCCCAATAGGGCGAAGCCTCCTTGGCTGCCGCCTCCAGTTGCACTAGTTGTTGCAGTTCCGCTGCGGCGCGATCGTTCTGGCCGCTGCGGGCTGCACCGAGGGAGCGGCTAAAGCGGCTGATCGCCTCCATAGCAGGGAACTTCTGCCACGGGAACCGCTCCGGACTTCCCACCGCTACATCGGCTGCCTCTTGCCACCGTTGCTGCTCAAGGGCGATCCGTGCGGGCACCGCGGCCAGGGTGTAGCCCGAGGCCAGATGAGTCTGCAGCGGTTCCTCGATGCGTTCCATCACCGCAGCCACTTCCGCGGCGGCCTCAGGATTGCCCAGCTGCAGGTAGGCGTAAGCCAGGTAGTCGAGGGCATGAAGATAGTGCAGCGACACGGCATCTCCCGCCGGGTGCTGCAGCGCTGCCTTGGCCGAGCGGGTGTTCATTTCCACCGATTTCTCCCACAACCCCAGCCTCGTAAAGATGTGGGAGGGCATGTGGAGCGCGTGCGGCACGGTGGGCGCAATGTCTCCGTAGCTGCGGGCCGTCTCCAGGGCCTGCCCCGCCAGGGTGGGCAGGTCATGGGCGTGGATGATGTAGTGATGCGCACCCGGGTGGTCAGGCACCTCCGTCAGCACCGGCGCCGCGATGGCTGAAGCCTGCTTCTGGACCCGGTAGCTCTTATCACCGGGATCTGCGGTGGCCAGCACCGCCAGGGCAGTGAAGCTGCGGATCTCCGGATCGCCCGGGAACTGTTTCAAGGCCTGGTTCCAGCCGTCGGCGAACGCTTCAAGATTCGGCCCCTCATCCTTGTCGCGTCCCTCCGCCCAGTAGCGCTGAAGGGCCGCCACCATGGCCTCCTCACGCTCCGTCAGATCGGTTTGCATCGCAGCTTTCTCCGCCAGGCTGAGTCCCAGCTGGAAGCTCTCTTCGCTGGGGGGATCC
This sequence is a window from Cyanobium sp. PCC 7001. Protein-coding genes within it:
- a CDS encoding tetratricopeptide repeat protein, whose protein sequence is MTYRGARATFEAVAMQEPDCAMAYWGQSMTHIHPLWSDPPSEESFQLGLSLAEKAAMQTDLTEREEAMVAALQRYWAEGRDKDEGPNLEAFADGWNQALKQFPGDPEIRSFTALAVLATADPGDKSYRVQKQASAIAAPVLTEVPDHPGAHHYIIHAHDLPTLAGQALETARSYGDIAPTVPHALHMPSHIFTRLGLWEKSVEMNTRSAKAALQHPAGDAVSLHYLHALDYLAYAYLQLGNPEAAAEVAAVMERIEEPLQTHLASGYTLAAVPARIALEQQRWQEAADVAVGSPERFPWQKFPAMEAISRFSRSLGAARSGQNDRAAAELQQLVQLEAAAKEASPYWGKQVAIMQQSARAWLLFSQGDQEDALAAMQAAAALEATTEKHAVTPGEVLPAQELLGDMLMELDRPAEAYQAYAAVLGRSPGRLNSLYGAGRSAEAQGNKALARTHYTDLVTMVDNNSGSPRIEHARAFLQ